CCCCATGAACTTCATGAACTCCCACGCGGCGTTCTGCACCTCCTCGGAGTGGCCCTCCCTGATGGCCCACAGGGAGTTTCCGCCGATCACGGCGCCGGCGTCCGCGGTCTCCCGCGGCCAGGGCGACAGCACGAACTCGAACTGGGCTGCCTCCTCCACGCCGCTGAGCGCCGCTGAGGTCACCAGCTGCATGGCCGCGTTGCCGGTCTGGAAGGCGCCGGTCGCCGCCTGCCCGTCGGCGCCGGGGTTGTGCAGCGCACCGGTTTCGTAGAACTCGCCGAAGCGCCCGAGCATCTCCACCAGTTCGTCGTTACTGATGTTGAACTCCGTGGCCGGCTCCGGGCCGACGCCGTTGTCCGGGGTGCACGTCTCGTTGCCGAGCGCGGAGTTGAAGATCTCCACGTACCACGCGTTGTGGTGGAACGTCGCGCCCGGCACCCCGGTGGCGGCGTGGATCTTCTCCACCGCGTCGACCAGTCCGGTCACAGTCTGCAGTTCCTCGAGCGCCACCCCCGCTTCGTCGAGAAGCTCCTTGTTCACGAAGACGGTCGGCTGGGACACCATCGCCGGCATCGAGTGAATCTGCCCGTCGACGGTGTAGTAGCTGCGCACGGCCGGGAGCAGGTTGTCGAAGTCGTAGCTGCCGGAGCGCTCCGAGAGCTCCTCGACAGGCACGGCCAGGTCCGCGTCGATGAGGTAGGACACCTGCGCCTCGTTCGCCTGGTACAGCGCAGGCAGGTCGCCAGTTTGCACCGAGGAAATAAACTTGGCAATCGAGTCCGCGTAGTTGCCCTGGTACAGCGGTACGATCTCGATCTCGCCCTCGTTGTCGGCGTTGAACTCATCCACGAGCGACTGCAACGTGGTGCCCGCCTGGCCAGCGGTGGAATGCCAGAACTCGATCTGGATCTCGCCGTCGCCTGTTGCCTGCGCGCCCTCCTCCTCGGCGCACGCCACGAGGGACATTCCGAGGGCCGCCGCCGACAGCACTGCCGCCATCTTCTTCGCCATGTTCAACTCGCTTTCTCCTGGGGTCCTGCAACATACACAGCGTGTGGGAACGTTCCCAACCGTAGGAGCGTGAGGTTACAATCGCGCCAACCGCGCTGAAACGTCAGCGAAACTTCTGCTAAACCACGCCGTTTTCCGCAAGCGCCCCCAGGAGCGAGCGCCACAGCTGCTGGTACGCGGCCGAATCCCAGTGCGCCATGATGTTGCCGTGGATCCCGCCCACCACAACGTGCAGGCGGGCCCACACGCCGGCATCAACAAGGGCGTTGACGTAGCGGACGTCCTCGTCGAAGAACAGATCCTGGGACCCGACCGACACGAAAGCGGGAGGCAACCCGGAGAAGTCCTCGCGCCGGGCCGGAACCGAGTACTCGCGCTTGGGCCCGCGCCCGGGGCACGAGCGCAGGTACGCGCTCCAGCCGACGTGGTTGTTCAGCTTGTTCCACGCAAAAACGCCGCGGCCCGGGGTCGCGCGCAGCTGGGTCCTGTCGTCGAGCATGGGGTGGATGAGGATCTGGAACAGGGGCGCCCGGCCTGTGTCCGTCAGCACCTGGGCCAGCGCCGCCGCCAGCCCGCCCCCGGCGCTCGTGCCCCCGACGACGACGCGGCTGTAGCCACGTTCGGCGAGGAACTCGTACCACCCCACCGCGTCGTCGAGGGCCGCCGGGAAAGGCGCCTGCCCCGCCAACCGGTACCCGGCGGCAAGAACCGGCACCTGAAGGTCGCGCGCCAGCTGGCCGCACAGGCGATCGTTGGAGGCGGGCGAGCCCATCACGAAGCCGCCGCCGTGAAACCACAGCACCGCGGTGTCGCCTGCGCCCCCCTCGGGCACGTGCAGGCGCGCCGGCGTGTGCCGCGCGAGCTCCTCCGTGCACACCCCGGCAATGAGCGCGCCCCCGTCCGCGTCGCCCCCGCGAGGGGGATCCATCGCTGCCCGCAGGACGTCGATGTTGCGCCGCAGCCGGGGCACGTACAGCCCAGCAGACCTAATACCCTTATCCACTGCCAGAAGGTAGCGGAGCCGGCAAAGAGCCGCAGCGCTCGCGGCACCCACCAATCCGGCCACCATCGCCGCCTTGTTCATATCTCTGCCTGCTCCTCTGCATCGTATTCGCGGTAACGTTCCCAGAGTAGAACGGCTCCGGCCCGCGTGCTGTCCACCGGTGTACTCTTTGCCTGAACGCCCGCTTCGCGCTCAAGGGAACCCGATGCCACACAAACGACCCACCATCCTCGACGTAGCCCGAGCCGCTGGCGTCTCCAAATCCACGGTTTCGCGCGTTATTCAGAAGGACCCGCGCGTGTCGGACCAGGCCAGCCGCGCCGTGCGCGAGGCCATGCGCGAGCTCAACTACGTCCCCATCGCGGCCGCCCAGGACCTCCGGATGCCGGACGCGAACAGCATCGGCCTGCTCCTGCGCAACGTCGACACCCCGATTTACGCCCAGCTGAACTACCACCTACATAGGTACTTCCGGTCCCACGGCTACGCGGTAGTGCAGGAGACGGCCGTCGGAAAGCACCCCGTAGATGAGGAAACGTCCCAGCTCGCGCACATCCGCGGGCTGCGCGTCAGCGGCATCGTCGTAGCCTCCGGCACGATTCCTTCCGAAGCACTGGCCTCCCACGCCTCACAGGTGCCGCTCATCGTCGTCGGGCGCCCGGAGACGGACCAGAGCCTGCACAACGTGGCCTACGACCAGCACGCCAACGGCAGGCTGATCATCGAGCACCTCTACGAGCGCGGCCACCGCGGTATCGTCATCCAGACCATCTCGCCGCAGGCGTCTTTGGGCAGCGCGACTCGCGCGGCGGCAGCCGTCGAACGCGCCCGCGAGCTGGGCATGGACGTCACCGAGTTCGACGTCACCGGCGGGGTGGACTACGAGGATTTGATCAACCGGGTGATCCGGGTCGGCCACGCCTCGGCCGTGTGCTGCCTGTACGATCGCCTGGCGCTGTCGCTGTGGACGCAGTTCGAGGCCAACGGCCTGCGGATCCCGGAGGATATCTCCATCATCGGCTCCGACGGCGTCATGGACGGCCTAAGCTTCATCGGCCTGTCCACGCTGCGCCAGCCGGTCGAAAGGGTCTCGGAGCTCACCGCGGAAGCCATGATGGCGTTCATCCGCGAGGGCGAGCCGGATAAGCCCCTGCGCCACCTGCTTCCGGGGTGGATCCTGCCGGGGCGCACCGTGGCCACCTTGCCCGCCTAGCTGGGGTTGCGGCGGCGCCGGTAGGCGGGCTCCCACGCGACGACGGCGGTCGAGCGCGGCACATGCACCAGTTCCCCGCCCCGGCGCGACCCGGCGCTGAGGCGCTGGCGCAGCTCCTCGTTTCTGGCCCGCTCCCGCTCCAGCTCGCTTTGCAGCTCGTCGATCTGGGTGGTCAGCTCGATGATCGTTTTTATGCCGGCGAGGTTGACCCCTTCCTCCTGGGAGAGGTGCTGGATGCGCCGCAGCAGCGTAATGTCGCGCCGCGAGTAGCGCCTGCCCCCGCCGGAGGTACGGGCGGGGGTGACCAGGCCCATCCGGTCGTAGGTGCGCAGCGTCTGGGCGTGCATGCCCGTCAGTTCGGCGGCGACGGAGATGACGTAGTATTCCTCAGCCATCGCTCACCTCCTATTCCGCTCCGGCCCACCCGGCGCGCGGGTCGAAGCCGGAGTCCTTTTCCGCTTGGGCGTAGGCTCGCAGCGCGCTCGTCGCGGCGGGGTCGAGCGTGCCGGGCACCGTGACCTGCACCGTGACCAGCAGGTCACCCGCGTCGCCGGAGCGCTTGGGCACGCCGCGCCCCTTGACGCGCAGCGTCCGCCCGTTCGGCGTGCCCGCCGGCACCTTCACCCTGACTTTGTTGTCCAGGGTGGGAACGGTCACCGTCCCGCCGAGCGCGAGTTCACCGAAGCTGACGGGGACGGTGATTTCGATGTCATCGCCCGAGCGGGTAAACACCTTGTCCGGGCGCACCTTCACGTTGACGAAGAGGTCGCCGGCGGGCGTTCCGTTCGGCCCCGCCTCGCCCTGACCGGCGAGGCGGACCTTTTGGCCGTCGACCACCCCGGCGGGGATGCGCACCGTGATGGAGCGGGTCCGGCGCACCGTCCCCGTTCCGTCACAGGTGGCGCAGGGGTCCTCAATGAACGTGCCGGTGCCGTCACACTGGGAGCACGGGCGCGCCATGCCGAAGCTGCCGTTGGATTCGCGGATGAAACCGGTGCCGGAGCACAGGTCGCAGGTGGTGATGCGGCCGGATTTCGAGCCGGAGCCGTGGCACACGGTGCAGGGCGCGTCGCCGGTGAGCTCCAGCGGGATCGTCGTTCCCTTTGCGGCCTCGCGGAAGTCGAGGGTTATGTCCGTTTCGACGTCCGCCCCGCGCGACGGCCGAGCGTTCCGGCCAGAACCGCCGCCGCGGTTAAAGAAGCCACCGAAGAGATCACCAAGGCCGCCGTCTGAAGCTTGTCCACCAGAGGCGCCTCCGAAGATGTCGGAGATGTCGAAGTCGCTCTGCGGCGAGCGAAACCCGCCGGGAAAGCCCGGGCCCCCTCCCCCTCCGAAGCGGCCGAAGCCCCCGGAGTTCATCATGGATTTGAGCTCGTCGTACTCCTTGCGCTTGGTTTCGTCGCCGAGGACGTCGTAGGCCTCGGCGACGCGCTTGAACTTCTCCTCGGCGGTTTTATTGCCGGGGTTGGAATCCGGATGGTTTTCGCGCGCGAGCTTGCGGTAGGCCTTCTTGATGTCCGCGGCGCTTGCCTTAGAGGAGACGCCGAGGTCGCCGTAATAGTCCTTATTCGCCCATTCCTGCTGCATGGCCATCTGTTTCACCCCTCCTTCCACTCGGGCGTGTGATTGTTTGTTGTTCTATTAAAAAACGCCGGGGAAAGACCCGCCCGGTGGGACGTGGCGCGGTCTTTCTTCCCCGGCGCAGCTGCCTGACGGCGCGCGTGCTAGCTATCGGCGCTGGTTTCAGGGTCAGCGATGATGACCATCGCGTTGCGCACCAGGCGCTCGCCTACGCGGTAGCCCTTGCGCAGGACGGTGCCCACGACCTTGTTCTCGCCGGTGGACAGGTCCTGCACGGCCTCGTGCACCTCCGGGTCGAAGGCGTCGCCCTCGGCGCCGAAGGCGGTGAGGTCTTGGGCCTCGGCGAGGGAGCGGAACTTGTCCGCGAAGGCCTTCAGCGGGCCCTCGTTGAGGTCGCCGTGCTGTTCGGCGAGCTCGAGGTCGTCGAGCAGCGGCAGCAGCTGCGTCAGCACGGAGGCCCTTGCTTGCTCCGCCACTTGGGCGCGCTCGCGCTCGGTGCGGCGGCGGTAGTTGGTGTACTCCGCGCTCAGGCGCTGCAGGTCCTCGGTGCGCTCGGCGAGCTGCATCTCGGCGTCGCTGACCGTGCCGTCCCCGTCAGCGTCGGCGTCGACCTCCTCGGAGACCACGTCGCCGAGGTCTTCCTCGGCCGCGACCGAGAGGGGGTCCTCGTCGGCCTCGAGGGCCTCAGTTTCAGCGGCCTCCTCCGCCAGGGATTCCGCCTGGTCGGGGGAAACGTACTGCTCGTCGTTGTTGTCCGGATCGCCCGGGTCGGTGGGCATCTGCGGGTTGGGATTGGACATGAGCGGGCCTCCTTACTTGTTCTCGGTGCCGTTGTCGTCGTCCTCGACGACCTCGGCATCGACCACGTTGTCGTCCTCGGTGGGCACGTCGGCCTGGGTGGCACCGGAGTTAGCCTCGGCCTCGTAGAGGGCCTTGCCCAGCTCCTGGGACTCGGTGGTCAGCTTTTCGACGGCGGACTTGATCGCGTCCAGGTCTTCGCCCTTCAGAGCCTCGTCCACGGCATCGGCAGCCGCGCCGACGCGGGTCTTCAGGTCCTCCGGCAGCTTGTCGGAGTTGTCGTCCATGAACTTGCGCGTCTGGTATGCCATCGACTCCGCGTTGTTGCGGGTCTCCTGCTCCTCGCGGCGCTTGCGGTCCTCGTCGGCGTGCTGCTCCGCGTCCTTGATCATGCGGTCGATCTCCTCCTGGGACAGGCCGGAGCCTTCCTGGATCTTGATCGTGTTCTCCTTGCCGGTGGCCTTGTCCTTGGCCGAGACGGAGACGATGCCGTTTGCGTCGATGTCGAAGGTGACCTCGATCTGCGGCACGCCGCGCGGGGCGGGGGCGATTCCGGCCAGCTCGAAGGAGCCGAGCAGCTTGTTGGCCGACGCCATCTCGCGCTCGCCCTGGAAGACCTGGATCTGCACGGAGGGCTGGTTGTCCTCGGCCGTGGTGAAGGTCTCGGAGCGCTTCGTCGGAATGGTGGTGTTGCGCTCGATGAGCTTCGTCATCACTCCGCCCTTGGTTTCGATGCCGAGGGAGAGGGGGGTGACGTCGAGAAGCAGCACGTCCTTGACGTCGCCTCGCAGCACGCCGGCCTGGAGGGCGGCGCCGAGGGCGACCACCTCGTCGGGGTTGACGCCCTTGTTCGGCTCCTTGCCGCCGGTGAGCTCCTTGACCAGGTCGGTCACGGCGGGCATGCGGGTGGAGCCGCCAACGAGCACGACCTGGTTGATGTCGCCGACGGAGAGCCCGGCGTCCTTGATCACCTGGTGGAACGGCGCCTTGGTGCGGTCCAAAAGGTCGGAGGTGATCTTCTGGAACTCGGTGCGCGTCAGCGTCTCGTCGAGGAAGAGCGGGTTCTTCTCGGCGTCGACGGTGATGTAGGGCAGGTTGATGGAGGCCTGCTGCGCGGAGGAGAGCTCGATCTTCGCCTTCTCTGCCGCCTCACGCAGGCGCTGCAGCGCCATCTTGTCCTTGGTCAGGTCGATGCCGTTCTGCGCCTTGAATTTATCCGCCAGCCAGTCGACGATGCGCTGGTCCCAGTCGTCGCCGCCGAGCTCGTTGTCGCCGGCGGTGGCGAGGACCTCGACGACGCCGTCGCCGATTTCAAGCAGGGAGACGTCGAAGGTGCCGCCGCCCAGGTCGAACACGAGGATGGTCTGCTCGGTGTCGGCCTTTTCCAGGCCGTAGGCGAGCGCCGCCGCGGTCGGCTCGTTGACGATGCGCAGGACGTTCAGGCCCGCGATCTGGCCGGCCTCCTTGGTGGCCTGGCGCTGCGCGTCCTCGAAGTAGGCGGGGACGGTAATGACGGCATCGGTGACCTCGTCGCCGAGGTAGGATTCGGCGTCGCGCTTCAGCTTCATCAGCGTGCGCGCCGAGATCTCCTGCGGGGTGTAGTTCTTGCCGTCGATATCAACGGTCCAGTCCTCGCCCATGTGGCGCTTGACGGAGCGGATGGTGCGGTCGACGTTGGTGACAGCCTGGTTCTTGGCCGACTGGCCGACGAGCACCTCGCCGTTCTTGGCAAACGCGACGACGGACGGGGTTGTGCGGGAACCCTCCGCGTTCGCGATCACCACGGGGTCCCCGCCCTCGAGGACGGAGACGACGGAGTTCGTCGTACCGAGGTCAATACCTACTGCACGTGCCATGTGTGATTCCTCCTGTTGAAGACGTGTTCACTTAACGTTGATTGCCCGTGGCTCAACTTCCGGCAGCCAGTGTACACCCGGCACCGGACACCTTGAGTCCGTCGCACTCAATGTCTACAACGGCACCCTACCCAAAGTTGTTCCCACCCGACTCAAGTTTTTTCGGCGGACCGTGCTGACCTGCCCTCATGCACGCAAAAACCGCCCCTCCCCGCGACGGGGTGGGGCGGCCGCGGCCCGCACTAACTGGAGAGCTGAGCAACGAAGGGGCGCAGCGCGAAGCTGATGCCCACCAAGGCGAGGATCCCGGCCACGAGCCCGGCGACGCCGATCCCCGCCGCCTGGCTCGAGGTCAGCGCGCTACCCGGCAGGATTGAGCTGCTGGACTCCTTCCGGTCCGCGCACGCGTCGAACGCCTTGCCGTAGCTGAGGATGGGCGCACCGAACTCCGGCGCGTAGGTCGTGGCCGCTGTGAGGACCCGATCGCGCAGCTTCTCGGTGTCGCCGCCCAGCAGGACCCCGCCGATCGTGCCGGCGAGCGCGTCCGCGAGGCTCACGCCGTAAGTGACGCCACCATCCTTGCGCGCCTGCTCCGGCGTCATCGTGATCACCGGCTCGGGGACGACGGGCTTTTTCGAAGCGTTGATAAAGCCCACCATCTCCCAGTACTTGTCCTTCTGGCCCCCGAGCGCAAGTGCGGTCTGCGCGTTCGAGATCCTGAGGTCGGCGGGCACCGGCAAATCCGAGGCGCGCTTGACATCCTCACGCGTGCCGTAATCCCACACGATCTTCGCGTCCGCGCGGGGTTTTTCCCCGGTAAAACTCTCGCGGGTCTCCTCGGCGAGGCGGAGGAACAGAGCGCGGTAGGCGTCGTTGACGCGCTTTTGGTCCTGCTCGGTGAACGTGATCGTGCAGGTACCGGTCGTCTGGTCGTAGGTCGTGGAGTACGCCTGCGCCTGCGGCGCGGCGATCCCGGAGAAAACGAGTGAGGCCGCAACGGCGGGTGCGGCGAGGCGGGCGAGAGACACGCTTAATCCTTTCCTTGCAGAAACTTGTGCGAAAACTCTAACCCGCCGCGCACGCCGCCGCATGCTTTTCGACGCCCAATTGTGCGCCTGCACCAAAAGAAGCTAGAACAGCCCCGTCTCCTTCTCCGCATAGGAGACGAGCAGGTTCTTCGTCTCCTGGTAGTGGCTGAGCATCATGAGGTGGTTCTCGCGCCCCAGGCCGGACTGCTTGTACCCACCGAACGCCGCGTGGGCTGGGTAGGTGTGGTAGTGGTTCACCCACACGCGCCCCGCCTTGATCGCGCGCCCCGCCCGGTAGGCGGTGGTGCCGTTGCGGGACCACACCCCGGCGCCGAGGCCGTAGATGGTGTCGTTGGCGATGCGGATGGCCTCGTCGAAGTCCTTGAACGTGGCCACGGACAGCACGGGCCCGAAGATCTCCTCCTGGAAGATCCGCATCTCGTTGGACCCCTTGAACACGGTCGGCTCAATGTAGAAGCCGCCGTCGAGGCCTTCGATGGTGTTGACGTTTCCACCAGTCAGGGTCTGCGCCCCCTCCTGCGGGCCGAGCTCGAGGTAGCTGGTGATCTTGTCCATCTGCTCCTGGGATGCCTGGGCACCCATCATGACGTCGGTGTCGAGGGGGTTGCCCACCTTGATCTTCTTCACCCGCTCCACGCCGAGGGCGAGGAACTCGTCCGCGATGGACTCGTGGACCAGGGCGCGCGAGGGGCAGGTGCACACCTCGCCCTGGTTTAGCGCGAACATCGCGAAGCCCTCGACGGCCTTGGCACGAAAGTCGTCGTCTTTGTCTAAGACGTCGGCGAAGAAGATGGACGGGGACTTGCCGCCCAGCTCGAGCGTGACGGGGATGATCTTGTCCGCGGTTGCCTTGTTGATGATCCTGCCCACCTCAGTCGACCCGGTGAAGGCGACCTTGGCCACGCGGTCGGAGCCGGACAGCGCCGCTCCCGCCTCGTCGCCGAAGCCGTTGACCACGTTGATCACCCCCGCGGGCAGGAGGTCTCCGATGATCTCCATGAGGTAGAGGATGGACGCGGGCGTCTGCTCCGCCGGCTTGAGCACGACGGCGTTGCCCGCCGCGAGCGCCGGGGCGAGCTTCCAGGCCGCCATGAGGATCGGGAAGTTCCAGGGGATGATCTGGCCGACGACGCCCAGCGGCTCGTTGAAGTGGTAGGCCACGGTGTCCTCGTCGATCTGCGAGAGCCTGCCCTCCTGGGCGCGGAGCGCGCCCGCGAAGTAGCGGAAGTGGTCGGCGGCCAGCGGAATGTCGGCGGCGAGGGTCTCGCGCACGGGCTTGCCGTTCTCCCAGGTCTCCGCGACGGCGAGCTCCTCGAGGTGCTCCTCGATCCGGTCGGCGATGCGCAGCAGGAGCAGTGCGCGCTGCGCGGGCGGTGTCGCCCCGAAGGCGGGCGCGGCGGCGTGGGCGGCGTCGAGGGCCTTCTCGATGTCCTCGGCCCTGCCCCGCGCGACCCGGCAGTAGACCTCGCCGGTGACGGGCGTGACGTTGTCGAAGTACTCGCCCCCGACAGGCGCGACCCAATCGCCGCCGATGTAGTTGTCGTACTGCTTGCGGAAGTTCACCTTCGAGCCCTCTGTCCCGGGCCTGGCGTAGACGGTCATGGGATTCCCCTTTCGTAGCCGAAACTTATTACAGTGACCTAGGTTACATTGAGAATCCGACACGCACCACGACACATACCCCCGCCCCGCGACCTGCCTTGCGGGCGACGGTCTGGCAAGATAAGGCATCGTGAATACCAAGGACAATCCCACCCCGCAGGAATCGGGCGGCTCGAAGCGCGGCGGCGAGCGCGCACTGAACCAGCCGAAAGACGTCAAGGACTTCGTCGGTGCCCTGGACACCCAGGTCGAAGAGACCGAAATGTTCCCCACCCCCGCGGACGCGGCTCAGCGCCTGTCGGGCCAGGAGATCGACCGCGGCGACGTCATCGCCGCCGACGGGCGCAACGCCGCCGCGTGGGCGCTGCGCTTCATCGTCATCATCGCCGCATTGGCCCTGCTGTTCTACCTGCTGCGCTACGTCTGGTTCGGGCTTTTGCCAGTGCTGCTCGGCCTCATCGTGTGCACCGTCCTCTGGCCCCCGGTGAGGGTGCTGCGCAAGGTCGGCCTGCCCGCCGCGCTGGCCGTTATTATCGTCATCCTCGTCGCCTTCGGCCTCCTCGCCGCGGTGGTCGCCGCGATGGCACCGATCGTGCAGCGCCAAGGCGGCGCTTTGATCTCCCAGGCCCAAGAGGGCATCAACCAAATCATCGGGTTCGCCGAGGACAACCTGGAGCTGGTGGAGGGCGACAGGATCCAAGAGGGAATACAGCAGCTGACCAACTTCGTGCAGGATCAGGCCTCCACGATCGCCTCGGGCGTCTTCAGCGGCCTCGGCGCGGTGGCCAGCATCGGCACCACCCTCGTGCTCACCCTGATTCTCACCTTCTTCTTCCTCAAGGACGGCGACCGCTTCCTGCCGTTTGTGCGCAAGTACACGGGCGTGCGCGCGGGCTGGCACCTCACTGAGGTGCTCATGCGCTCCTGGAACACCCTGGCCGGCTTCATCCGCACGCAGGCCATCGTCTCTGCCGTCGACGCCTTCTTCATCGGCCTCGGCCTCATCCTGCTGGGCGTGCCGCTGTGGCCGGTCCTGGCCGTTCTCACCTTCTTCGCCGGCTTCATCCCGATCATCGGTGCTTTCACCGCCGGCGCGCTCTCCGTCATCGTCGCGCTGGTTTCCAACGGCTTCACCAATGCCATCCTGGTGCTCATTCTCGTCGTCGCGGTCCAGCAGATCGAGGGCAACGTGCTGCAGCCGGTCCTGCAGTCGCGCGCCATGGGCCTGCACGCAGCAGTCGTGCTGCTCGCCGTGGCCCTCGGCGGCACTCTCTTCGGCATTATCGGCGCGTTCCTGGCCGTCCCGGTGGCCGCCGTCGCCGCGGTGTTCATCGGCTACTGGTCCGAGATGGTCTCGCTGCGCGCCGGGCACATCACGCCAGACGACATCAAGATAGTCACCCAACAGAGCCAAACCATGGATTCTCGCGAGGCCTTCCTGGCCATCCGCGACCGCATGCGCACCATCGGCCGCAGCCGCGGGCTCAAGCCCGATGCGGAAAACGCCGGCGAGGTCGGCTCCACGCGCGTGCCGGACCCGAAGGACACGCCCTCGAAGCAGTACGACCGGGAGATCCCGGGGAAGACCCGCGCCGTGGAGCAGCGCCCCGAAGCGGAGAAGGACGACGAGCGGGTCGACGAAGAGTAGCGTGGGCACCACCCGTACAACGAGACGAAAGAAAGGTGCACACATGACTGAGTTGAACGGCAAGAAGATCGCCATCATCGCCACGGACGGCTTCGAGGATTCCGAGCTCACCTCGCCGCGGGAGGCGGTCGAGGCCGCCGGGGCGACCACCGAGATTATCTCCACGGAGTCCGGGGAGATTACGGGCAAGAACGGCACCGCCGTGCGTGTCGACGTCACCTCCGCCGACGCCCAGGCCGGCGACTACGACGGGCTGATCCTGCCCGGAGGCACCGGTAACGCCGACGCGATCCGGCTGGACGCCGACGCGGTTTCCCTGGTGAAGAAGCTGCGCGAGGCCGACACCCCCGTGGCCGTTATTTGCCACGGCGGCTGGATCCTCACGGAGGCCGACGCCATCAAGGGCGTGACGCTCACGTCCTTCCCGTCCCTGAAGACGGACCTGTCGAACGC
This is a stretch of genomic DNA from Corynebacterium auris. It encodes these proteins:
- a CDS encoding type 1 glutamine amidotransferase domain-containing protein; the encoded protein is MTELNGKKIAIIATDGFEDSELTSPREAVEAAGATTEIISTESGEITGKNGTAVRVDVTSADAQAGDYDGLILPGGTGNADAIRLDADAVSLVKKLREADTPVAVICHGGWILTEADAIKGVTLTSFPSLKTDLSNAGATWVDEEVVVDQGFVSSRTPDDLPAFNKALVEEFAK
- a CDS encoding AI-2E family transporter — its product is MFPTPADAAQRLSGQEIDRGDVIAADGRNAAAWALRFIVIIAALALLFYLLRYVWFGLLPVLLGLIVCTVLWPPVRVLRKVGLPAALAVIIVILVAFGLLAAVVAAMAPIVQRQGGALISQAQEGINQIIGFAEDNLELVEGDRIQEGIQQLTNFVQDQASTIASGVFSGLGAVASIGTTLVLTLILTFFFLKDGDRFLPFVRKYTGVRAGWHLTEVLMRSWNTLAGFIRTQAIVSAVDAFFIGLGLILLGVPLWPVLAVLTFFAGFIPIIGAFTAGALSVIVALVSNGFTNAILVLILVVAVQQIEGNVLQPVLQSRAMGLHAAVVLLAVALGGTLFGIIGAFLAVPVAAVAAVFIGYWSEMVSLRAGHITPDDIKIVTQQSQTMDSREAFLAIRDRMRTIGRSRGLKPDAENAGEVGSTRVPDPKDTPSKQYDREIPGKTRAVEQRPEAEKDDERVDEE